A genomic stretch from Mya arenaria isolate MELC-2E11 chromosome 10, ASM2691426v1 includes:
- the LOC128204681 gene encoding multiple epidermal growth factor-like domains protein 10 codes for MVILVLLCLINVVVCERCPVAKYGDNCEYTCKYPHCFCNSYSHCGSCEEGYWNISENCTSTCIPATCTCTNYTKCISCIDGYYGLESKCDKKCYSGCNVNKCYNNGTCECKANFTGSKCDLCVDGRYGANCSMQCSRGCEGNICNLRDGTCNCIRNYSGVKCEYCIEGHYGKDCLNTCSIGCFENTCSSSDGTCDCKEYYKGDKCDTCVDGKYGAYCLLQCSRGCERSTCSSTEGSCNCHIHYSGGKCENCMTGWYGDNCSKQCSQGCLDNTCSHTDGKCDCKDFYRGDKCDMCVDGMYGGHCLNKLEQNPANKTDSVPAGVLTWGVITAVVVLVAAAALTVKRRLSQKVAKCHRTERSTTHQGEESAQTEPYEALNSSRMEESDSRDIYTRLFMTAPTAMTERVNPDCSATNMLNVIEGKAAQSNTYEP; via the exons ATGGTAATATTAGtgttattgtgtttaataaatgtCGTGGTTTGTGAAAGATGCCCTGTTGCTAAGTATGGTGACAACTGTGAATATACTTGCAAATACCCTCATTGTTTCTGCAATTCATATTCACACTGTGGGTCGTGTGAAGAAGGATATTGGAACATTAGTGAAAACTGCACGTCTACATGCATTCCTGCAACATGCACATGCACCAACTATACAAAGTGTATTTCTTGTATAGACGGATATTATGGATTGGAGAGTAAATGTGACAAGAAGTGCTATTCTGGATGCaatgttaataaatgttataataacGGAACGTGTGAATGTAAGGCAAACTTTACTGGCAGTAAATGTGACTTGTGTGTAGATGGCCGATATGGAGCGAACTGTTCTATGCAATGCAGCCGAGGTTGTGAGGGGAATATTTGCAACTTGCGTGATGGAACATGCAACTGCATTCGAAATTATAGTGGTGTAAAATGTGAATATTGCATAGAAGGTCACTACGGAAAAGACTGTCTTAATACATGTAGCATTGGTTGCTTTGAAAATACTTGTTCTTCTTCCGACGGAACATGTGATTGTAAAGAATATTACAAAGGTGATAAATGTGATACGTGTGTCGATGGCAAGTATGGAGCATACTGCTTATTGCAATGCAGCCGAGGTTGTGAGCGTAGCACATGCAGTTCAACAGAGGGATCATGCAACTGCCATATACATTATAGTGGTGGAAAATGTGAAAACTGTATGACAGGTTGGTATGGAGATAACTGTTCAAAACAATGTAGCCAGGGTTGCCTAGACAATACTTGCTCTCATACTGACGGAAAGTGTGATTGTAAAGACTTTTACAGAGGTGATAAATGTGACATGTGTGTAGACGGGATGTACGGTggacattgtttaaataaat TGGAACAAAATCCTGCCAACAAAACAGACAGTGTTCCAGCTGGTGTACTAACGTGGGGAGTTATTACTGCTGTGGTGGTGCTAGTTGCTGCTGCCGCTCTAACGGTCAAACGAAG ATTATCACAAAAGGTAGCAAAATGCCATAGAACCGAGCGAAGTACTACACATCAGG GAGAGGAATCAGCTCAAACCGAACCATACGAAGCATTAAATAGCAGCCGCATGGAAGAAAGTGATAGTAGAGATATCTACACAAGACTGTTCATGACTGCACCTACTGCAATGACTGAACGTGTCAACCCTGACTGTAGTGCTACGAATATGTTGAATGTTATAGAAGGTAAAGCAGCCCAATCGAACACATATGAACCATAA